A genomic segment from Flavobacterium litorale encodes:
- a CDS encoding rhomboid family intramembrane serine protease codes for MMRITDTVKQLIIINVIFFIGTQFIGTSVAYNYLALHFPQSDDFKVWQLLTHMFMHGGITHILFNMFGLWMFGSALELQWGTKKLLFFYVSCGLGAALLHLGVTYFEMQSVLEGANNMNLSSNTLHQILNIDFLTDSNYSEDLFKRRLIPILQESGKVNLLNQESYSSLINGAALNQRPMLGASGALYGIIVAFAFMFPNAELMLLFLPIPIKAKYFVPGLLAVDLFLGLKGQSVFGGAWHTGIAHFAHLGGALIGFVMMWYWKKNQFNNNRWN; via the coding sequence ATGATGCGCATTACTGATACTGTTAAGCAGTTAATAATTATAAATGTTATATTTTTTATAGGAACTCAGTTTATAGGTACGTCTGTAGCCTATAATTACTTGGCGCTTCACTTTCCGCAATCAGACGATTTTAAAGTGTGGCAGTTACTTACCCATATGTTTATGCATGGCGGTATTACTCACATATTATTTAATATGTTTGGTTTATGGATGTTTGGTAGTGCTTTAGAGTTACAATGGGGTACTAAGAAGCTTTTATTTTTTTATGTTTCATGCGGGCTTGGTGCGGCATTACTACATTTGGGTGTCACGTATTTTGAAATGCAGAGTGTTTTAGAAGGAGCGAACAACATGAATCTCTCCTCAAATACTCTGCATCAAATATTAAATATCGATTTTTTAACTGATAGTAATTACAGTGAAGACTTATTTAAGCGCAGGTTGATACCAATACTTCAGGAGAGTGGAAAAGTAAATTTGTTGAACCAAGAAAGTTATAGTAGTCTAATTAATGGTGCGGCATTAAACCAAAGACCTATGTTAGGCGCTTCAGGAGCACTATACGGTATTATTGTTGCTTTTGCATTTATGTTTCCGAATGCCGAGCTAATGCTATTGTTTTTACCCATACCTATAAAAGCAAAATATTTTGTACCTGGGCTGTTGGCAGTCGATTTATTTTTAGGACTTAAAGGGCAATCAGTATTTGGTGGGGCATGGCATACAGGTATAGCACATTTTGCCCACCTTGGCGGTGCATTAATAGGATTTGTAATGATGTGGTACTGGAAGAAGAATCAGTTTAACAATAACCGTTGGAATTAG
- a CDS encoding DUF3467 domain-containing protein, with protein MSDQKQQKPGQINIELDEKTAEGTYSNLAIINHSASEFVVDFVAMMPGAPKAKVKSRIVLTPQHAKRLLKALGENINRFESAHGTISDSEQPSLPLSFGPAGQA; from the coding sequence ATGAGTGATCAGAAACAACAAAAGCCAGGGCAAATTAATATTGAACTGGACGAAAAAACAGCCGAAGGAACGTACTCTAATCTAGCTATAATCAATCATTCTGCATCAGAGTTTGTAGTCGATTTTGTAGCCATGATGCCAGGTGCACCTAAAGCCAAAGTAAAATCGCGCATTGTGTTAACGCCACAGCATGCTAAACGACTGCTAAAAGCGTTAGGCGAAAACATTAATCGTTTTGAAAGTGCCCATGGTACCATAAGCGATTCCGAGCAGCCTTCGCTTCCGCTTAGTTTTGGTCCTGCTGGACAAGCGTAA
- the mutL gene encoding DNA mismatch repair endonuclease MutL, whose translation MSSIIQLLPDHVANQIAAGEVVQRPASVVKELLENAVDASATDIKLIIKDAGKTLIQVIDNGVGMNASDARLCFERHATSKIRHAEDLFALCTKGFRGEALASIAAIAHVEMKTKQEQEELGTHIVIEGSKVVSQDVAVVPKGTSFSIKNLFYNIPARRNFLKSDTVEFRHIVDEFERVALAHPNISFVLYHNGSEMFNLPMANQRQRIVGVFGARTNEKLVPVQETTEIVKIQGFAIKPEFAKKSRGEQFFFVNNRFIKSGYLHHAVVAAYEGLLKDGCQPGYFIYLEVPPNTIDINIHPTKTEIKFDDEHALYAILRSSIKHSLGQFNVAPVLDFERDANLDTPYNYESKAAVTPNVQVDRGFNPFADEPSGQQSQKTTPSAYASSAFRKTDRTASWESLYTELTPTTNGQEGIDFEQNEITGSLFNDGEVEQTVQTTYQIHKKYIVSPIKSGMVIIDQKRAHQRVLYEQFLKNITVQQGASQQLLFPLTLHYNKTEIDLIQEMKAALENTGFVFTEINTDNIVVSGLPVNVPESEVSILLEELISDLQQEVPDSSFSQTDSIAKSMARSLAVKTGVLLTEAEQENMVNSLFACKEPDVSPFNKPTFITMSVEDLDKRFAI comes from the coding sequence ATGTCTAGCATTATTCAGTTACTTCCCGACCATGTTGCCAATCAAATAGCGGCAGGAGAGGTGGTGCAACGCCCTGCTTCGGTAGTAAAAGAATTACTAGAAAACGCGGTTGATGCAAGTGCTACTGATATTAAACTCATTATTAAAGATGCGGGTAAAACCCTAATACAAGTTATTGATAATGGTGTTGGCATGAATGCCAGTGATGCCCGATTGTGTTTTGAACGCCATGCTACCAGTAAAATACGCCATGCTGAAGATTTATTTGCACTCTGTACCAAAGGTTTTAGGGGTGAGGCTTTAGCCAGTATTGCCGCTATTGCTCATGTAGAGATGAAAACCAAACAAGAGCAGGAAGAGCTGGGTACACACATTGTTATAGAGGGCAGTAAGGTAGTAAGCCAGGATGTTGCGGTAGTACCTAAAGGCACCTCATTCTCCATAAAAAACTTATTTTATAATATACCGGCTAGGCGTAACTTTTTAAAATCGGATACCGTCGAGTTTAGGCATATTGTAGATGAATTTGAGCGTGTTGCTTTAGCACATCCCAATATTAGTTTTGTGTTGTACCACAACGGTAGCGAAATGTTTAACCTACCTATGGCAAACCAACGCCAACGTATAGTAGGTGTTTTTGGTGCGCGTACCAACGAGAAATTAGTTCCTGTACAAGAAACTACTGAGATTGTAAAAATACAGGGCTTTGCTATTAAACCCGAGTTTGCCAAGAAGAGTAGAGGCGAACAATTTTTTTTTGTAAACAACAGGTTTATAAAAAGTGGTTACTTACACCATGCCGTTGTGGCAGCCTACGAGGGGTTGTTAAAAGATGGTTGCCAACCAGGTTATTTTATTTATCTGGAAGTGCCACCCAACACTATAGATATTAACATTCACCCCACAAAAACGGAGATAAAATTTGATGACGAGCATGCGCTATATGCTATACTCCGTTCATCCATTAAACACAGCTTGGGGCAATTTAATGTAGCACCAGTGCTCGATTTTGAGCGTGATGCTAACCTCGATACGCCTTACAATTACGAAAGTAAAGCAGCGGTAACGCCAAATGTACAAGTAGATAGGGGTTTTAATCCTTTTGCTGATGAACCATCAGGGCAACAATCGCAAAAAACAACTCCATCTGCGTATGCTTCGTCTGCATTTCGGAAAACAGACCGAACAGCTTCTTGGGAAAGTTTATATACAGAACTTACGCCTACTACAAACGGACAGGAAGGCATAGATTTTGAACAGAACGAAATAACAGGTTCGTTATTTAATGATGGGGAGGTAGAGCAAACTGTTCAGACGACTTATCAGATACATAAAAAATATATTGTTAGCCCTATAAAATCGGGTATGGTAATAATTGACCAAAAGCGAGCCCACCAGCGAGTGTTGTACGAACAATTTTTAAAAAATATAACCGTACAGCAAGGAGCTAGCCAGCAATTATTGTTTCCGTTAACGTTGCATTACAATAAAACAGAAATAGACCTTATACAGGAAATGAAAGCAGCGTTAGAAAATACGGGCTTTGTGTTTACCGAAATTAATACCGATAATATTGTAGTTTCGGGATTACCTGTTAATGTACCTGAAAGCGAGGTATCCATACTATTGGAAGAACTAATTAGCGATTTACAACAAGAAGTACCCGACAGTAGTTTTAGCCAAACCGATAGCATTGCCAAATCGATGGCACGTAGCCTTGCTGTAAAAACAGGTGTATTGCTTACCGAAGCAGAGCAAGAAAATATGGTAAACTCGTTATTTGCGTGTAAAGAGCCTGATGTTTCCCCATTTAATAAACCAACTTTCATTACTATGAGTGTGGAAGATTTAGATAAACGATTTGCCATATGA